A window of Amycolatopsis australiensis contains these coding sequences:
- a CDS encoding TetR/AcrR family transcriptional regulator, translating into MGPVKRGYHAPLREQQAAQTRQRIAEAAVEEFSEHGWAGTTVAAIAARAGVTPQAVYQAVGGKPALLVRAVETAVAGSADDVMLADRPSFAAAYEPGLNKTQRLRAFAAATAEAYHRAAALFLVLQDAARSDPTAKELAAAGADRRLTENRRLANLLRPGSDARSAAELTDAIWVLTGPAVYADLVHHRKWTAEQYRTFLEDMLDAAIRRTGSR; encoded by the coding sequence GTGGGACCTGTCAAGCGCGGCTATCACGCACCCCTGCGTGAGCAGCAGGCCGCGCAGACCCGCCAGCGCATCGCCGAAGCCGCCGTCGAGGAGTTCTCCGAGCACGGCTGGGCGGGCACCACGGTGGCCGCGATCGCCGCCCGGGCCGGAGTGACCCCGCAGGCGGTGTACCAGGCCGTCGGAGGGAAGCCGGCGTTGCTCGTCCGCGCCGTCGAGACGGCGGTCGCCGGCTCCGCCGACGACGTCATGCTCGCCGACCGCCCGTCCTTCGCGGCAGCGTACGAACCGGGCCTGAACAAGACGCAGCGCCTGCGGGCGTTCGCGGCGGCCACCGCCGAGGCATACCACCGCGCGGCGGCACTCTTCCTCGTGCTGCAGGACGCCGCCCGCAGCGACCCCACCGCCAAGGAGCTGGCGGCCGCGGGCGCCGACCGGCGGCTCACCGAAAACCGCCGGCTGGCGAACCTGCTCCGGCCCGGCAGCGACGCACGGTCGGCCGCGGAGCTCACCGACGCCATCTGGGTCCTGACTGGACCCGCCGTCTACGCCGACCTGGTGCACCACCGGAAGTGGACCGCCGAGCAGTACCGGACATTCCTCGAAGACATGCTCGACGCCGCGATCCGCCGCACCGGCTCACGCTAG
- a CDS encoding class I adenylate-forming enzyme family protein: MNVATLLAASALRVPTRDAWRHGDRSASYALARDRIARLAGGLQALGLRTGDRVALVLPNGPDLFELLWATFWAGLVTVPVNRHLHPREVAFVLAHSGAKLVVVAPETDDAASSDTTDATVLRTGSPAYEALTAGQPVPVAEVRPEDAAWIFYTSGTTGRPKGATLTHRNLVSMTLNYYADVDPVHDDAVFLHAAPLTHGSGMYLLPAVGHGAVNVISAAGSFDPADYLALAQADQVTHGAFLAPTMLRRLTDEVRAGSAPELPQLRSLVIGGAALYQEDLQEALDAFGPIITQMYGQGEAPMTIAVMKPDQVPHDHAHPRRRSCGRPFTGVEVRVADADGAELPAGTTGEIRVRGDVVMTGYWSDPAATAGTIDRGWLRTGDVGHVDELGFLYLTDRSKDVIISGGSNIYPREVEEVLLTHPAVHEAAVVGIPDPEWGENVGAFVVTGPGTDVTEAELIAHSRAHLASFKKPKSITFLNELPKNANGKILKRALSNPRSGEGL, translated from the coding sequence ATGAACGTGGCAACTCTGCTGGCAGCCAGCGCGCTCCGGGTACCGACACGGGATGCCTGGCGCCACGGCGACCGGTCCGCGAGCTACGCGCTCGCCCGCGACCGGATCGCGCGCCTGGCCGGCGGGCTCCAGGCGCTCGGGCTCCGCACCGGCGACCGGGTGGCCCTCGTCCTGCCGAACGGGCCCGACCTCTTCGAACTGCTGTGGGCGACCTTCTGGGCCGGGCTGGTGACGGTGCCGGTCAACCGCCACCTGCACCCCCGCGAGGTGGCGTTCGTCCTCGCTCACTCCGGCGCGAAGCTCGTCGTCGTCGCGCCCGAAACCGACGACGCGGCGAGCAGCGACACGACCGACGCCACCGTGCTCCGCACCGGCTCACCGGCATACGAGGCGCTCACAGCCGGGCAGCCGGTGCCTGTCGCCGAGGTGCGCCCCGAGGACGCTGCGTGGATCTTCTACACCTCAGGGACCACCGGGCGGCCGAAGGGCGCCACACTCACCCACCGGAATCTGGTGAGCATGACGCTCAACTACTACGCCGACGTCGACCCGGTCCACGACGATGCCGTTTTCCTCCATGCCGCCCCGCTCACCCACGGCAGCGGGATGTACCTGCTCCCCGCGGTGGGACACGGAGCGGTCAATGTGATTTCCGCGGCCGGCAGCTTCGACCCGGCCGACTATCTCGCACTCGCCCAGGCCGACCAGGTCACCCACGGAGCGTTCCTCGCACCCACGATGCTGCGCCGGCTGACCGACGAAGTCCGAGCCGGCTCCGCCCCGGAGCTTCCACAGCTGCGCAGCCTCGTCATCGGCGGAGCCGCGCTCTATCAGGAAGATCTGCAGGAAGCGCTCGACGCGTTCGGGCCGATCATCACCCAGATGTACGGACAAGGCGAGGCGCCCATGACCATCGCAGTCATGAAACCGGACCAGGTTCCCCACGACCACGCACACCCCCGCCGCCGGTCCTGCGGCCGGCCGTTCACCGGCGTCGAGGTCCGGGTCGCCGACGCCGACGGCGCCGAGCTGCCCGCGGGGACGACCGGGGAAATCCGGGTTCGCGGCGACGTCGTGATGACCGGATACTGGTCCGATCCGGCCGCCACCGCCGGCACCATCGACCGCGGCTGGCTGCGCACCGGCGACGTCGGGCACGTCGACGAGCTCGGATTCCTGTATCTCACCGACCGGTCGAAAGACGTCATCATCAGCGGCGGCTCGAACATCTACCCCCGCGAGGTGGAAGAAGTCCTGCTCACGCATCCGGCGGTCCACGAAGCCGCGGTCGTCGGCATCCCCGATCCCGAATGGGGCGAGAACGTCGGCGCATTCGTCGTGACCGGCCCGGGCACCGACGTCACCGAAGCAGAACTCATCGCGCACAGCCGTGCGCACCTGGCGTCGTTCAAGAAGCCGAAGTCCATCACGTTTCTCAACGAGCTGCCCAAGAACGCCAACGGGAAGATCCTCAAACGCGCCCTGAGTAACCCCCGATCCGGAGAGGGTCTTTAA
- a CDS encoding GntR family transcriptional regulator — protein MARSTYGTRADDTFATMRADILAGRLAPGEKLKFPELGARYGVGVGVLREALTRLVEQDLVRSQPHQGFQVTPLSADDLTDLTAARVAIECLVLRMSLAEGDTPWESDLVAKHHTLERTPQYDQDDPDRVSDAWSRAHADFHHALLAGCRNSRLLAIANSLRDSAELYRSWSQQHSRHPGRDVIAEHRTLMELALARDTEAAVEALAWHIGRTTEILLDGDRA, from the coding sequence ATGGCGCGATCCACGTACGGCACCCGGGCGGATGACACGTTCGCGACGATGCGGGCCGACATCCTGGCCGGGCGGCTGGCCCCGGGGGAGAAGCTGAAGTTCCCGGAGCTCGGTGCCAGGTACGGCGTCGGTGTGGGGGTGCTCCGCGAAGCTCTGACCCGGCTGGTCGAGCAGGACCTCGTCCGGTCGCAGCCGCACCAGGGTTTCCAGGTGACGCCGTTGTCCGCCGACGACCTGACTGACCTCACCGCCGCCCGCGTGGCGATCGAGTGCCTGGTGCTGCGGATGTCGCTGGCCGAGGGCGACACGCCATGGGAATCGGATCTGGTCGCGAAGCACCACACGCTCGAGCGGACTCCGCAGTACGACCAGGACGATCCGGATCGGGTCAGCGACGCGTGGTCACGGGCGCACGCGGACTTCCACCATGCGCTGCTGGCCGGCTGCCGCAACTCCCGCCTGCTGGCCATCGCGAACTCGTTGCGCGACTCGGCGGAGCTGTACCGCTCGTGGTCGCAGCAGCACTCCAGGCACCCCGGCCGCGATGTGATCGCAGAACACCGCACGCTCATGGAACTCGCGCTCGCCCGCGACACCGAAGCCGCTGTCGAGGCATTGGCGTGGCATATCGGCCGTACGACGGAAATCCTGCTCGACGGCGACCGAGCCTGA
- a CDS encoding fumarylacetoacetate hydrolase family protein, whose product MKLANLAGRAVLVTGDGAADIARDSDGRFGPDPLAVLERWAEFREWARSAPLAPRSFDEALLGPPVPRPRQIFAIALNYRAHAAESGFEIPAEASVFTKFASSLTGPAGDIALVDGNVDWEAELVVVIGREARAVREQDAWDHVAGLTNGQDISERTRQLAGPVPQFSLAKSHPGFSPIGPWVVTPDELENPDDLEIACAINGEEVQKSRTSDLIFPVPVLIAQLSEVLTLYPGDLIFTGTPAGVGLGSHPQRYLAAGDVLTTRTEGLGRMTHRLVAPRG is encoded by the coding sequence ATGAAGTTGGCGAACCTGGCAGGACGAGCGGTCCTGGTGACCGGCGACGGAGCGGCTGACATCGCCCGTGACAGCGACGGGCGCTTCGGCCCGGATCCCCTGGCGGTCCTGGAGCGGTGGGCCGAGTTCCGGGAGTGGGCGCGAAGCGCGCCGCTGGCTCCGCGGAGTTTCGACGAGGCGCTGCTCGGCCCGCCGGTGCCGCGGCCGCGGCAGATCTTCGCGATCGCGCTCAATTACCGGGCGCACGCGGCCGAGTCGGGCTTCGAAATCCCGGCCGAGGCATCGGTGTTCACCAAGTTCGCCTCGTCGCTGACCGGACCGGCCGGCGACATCGCCCTCGTCGACGGGAACGTCGACTGGGAAGCGGAACTGGTCGTCGTGATCGGCCGCGAGGCACGCGCCGTGCGTGAACAGGACGCGTGGGACCACGTCGCCGGGCTGACCAACGGCCAGGACATCTCCGAGCGCACCCGGCAGCTCGCCGGGCCGGTGCCGCAGTTCAGCCTGGCCAAGTCGCACCCCGGCTTCAGCCCGATCGGGCCGTGGGTGGTCACCCCGGACGAACTGGAGAACCCCGACGACCTGGAGATCGCCTGCGCGATCAACGGCGAAGAGGTCCAGAAGAGCCGGACCTCGGACCTGATCTTCCCGGTGCCCGTGCTGATCGCCCAGCTTTCCGAGGTCCTCACGCTCTACCCCGGCGACCTGATCTTCACCGGGACCCCGGCCGGCGTCGGCCTCGGCTCGCACCCCCAGCGCTACCTCGCCGCCGGCGACGTGCTGACCACCCGGACCGAGGGGCTGGGCCGGATGACCCACCGCCTCGTCGCACCCCGCGGCTGA
- a CDS encoding nuclear transport factor 2 family protein, which produces MTITTGTMTDEQRKSVALEFLKRVDSGGNVLELFADDAQFCFPKYGMVRGIDKIQEFFGRLGGIISSIEHHTAYFNYVVDGDRVVVEGTSHGTTATGVEWRAGVTSTGPWCDVFEIRDFKIQRLFVYLDPDYADADTARYPWLDK; this is translated from the coding sequence ATGACGATCACGACCGGCACCATGACCGACGAACAGCGCAAGTCGGTAGCCCTGGAGTTCCTCAAGCGAGTCGATTCGGGCGGCAACGTCCTCGAACTCTTCGCCGACGACGCCCAGTTCTGCTTCCCGAAATACGGCATGGTCCGCGGCATCGACAAGATCCAGGAATTCTTCGGCCGGCTCGGCGGCATCATCTCGTCGATCGAACACCACACCGCGTACTTCAACTACGTCGTCGACGGCGACCGTGTCGTCGTCGAAGGCACCAGCCACGGCACGACCGCGACCGGCGTCGAGTGGCGTGCGGGAGTGACCTCCACCGGGCCGTGGTGCGACGTGTTCGAAATCCGCGACTTCAAGATCCAGCGTCTGTTCGTCTACCTCGACCCGGACTACGCCGACGCCGACACCGCCCGCTACCCGTGGCTCGACAAATAG
- a CDS encoding FAD-dependent oxidoreductase, with product MRVVETDVLVVGAGPCGLTAAAFLAMYGVEAITVTKYPRTANTPRAHITNQRTMEVMRDLGIEEQVRAVSVPNELMADNVWATSMAGKEIARVKTWGTMVERKADYEAGSPSAMCNMPQHLFEPLILQGAVDRGADVRFSTELTEITQDDAGVTATVRYRHTGETYQIKAQYAIGADGGRSTVAEQLGFSLEGETGLGYAVNIWLEADLSRFRAHRPGVLFWTARPGNDFWLGSGVFITVRPWHEWVLVFMYDPDTEEIDTSEEAMLPRIHKAIGDDSVPVTIKNVSTWQVNHVLATEYRRGRVFLAGDAAHRHPPANGLGSNTSVQDAYNLAWKLAAVLKGQAGEALLESYHQERHPVGRQVVDRALKSADIVGRVPSILGIRPGQTDEEGWAAIDGFFADTDDGRRRRKALEDCLDENAYHFHAHGVELGQRYTSAAVVDDGTPFPDYTRDPELYYQPTTHPGAYLPHVWIERHGKQISTLDVVGHGKFTLITGIGGEAWTAAAEKISAELGVEIAGAPIGYRLAFDDVYGDWARTREVTDGGCLLVRPDRHIAWRSHDKAGDPVSALREAAKSALSRT from the coding sequence ATGCGAGTCGTCGAAACCGATGTCCTCGTCGTGGGCGCCGGGCCCTGCGGCCTCACGGCCGCGGCGTTCCTGGCGATGTACGGCGTCGAGGCCATCACCGTCACCAAGTACCCGCGTACCGCCAACACGCCGCGGGCGCACATCACGAACCAGCGCACCATGGAGGTCATGCGGGACCTCGGCATCGAGGAACAGGTGCGCGCCGTCTCCGTCCCCAACGAGCTGATGGCCGACAACGTGTGGGCCACGAGCATGGCGGGCAAGGAGATCGCCCGGGTGAAGACCTGGGGGACGATGGTCGAGCGCAAGGCCGACTACGAGGCGGGCAGTCCGTCGGCCATGTGCAACATGCCCCAGCACCTGTTCGAGCCGCTGATCCTGCAAGGCGCGGTCGACCGCGGCGCCGACGTCCGCTTCTCCACCGAACTGACCGAAATCACCCAGGACGACGCCGGTGTCACGGCGACCGTCCGGTACCGCCACACCGGCGAGACGTATCAGATCAAAGCGCAGTACGCCATCGGCGCCGACGGCGGCCGCTCGACGGTCGCCGAACAGCTCGGGTTCTCGCTGGAGGGAGAAACCGGTCTCGGATACGCGGTCAACATCTGGCTCGAAGCCGACCTCTCGCGCTTCCGCGCACACCGGCCGGGCGTGCTGTTCTGGACCGCCCGGCCGGGCAACGACTTCTGGCTCGGCTCCGGAGTCTTCATCACCGTGCGGCCCTGGCACGAATGGGTCCTGGTGTTCATGTACGACCCGGACACCGAGGAGATCGACACCAGCGAGGAAGCGATGCTGCCTCGCATCCACAAGGCCATCGGCGACGACAGCGTCCCGGTCACGATCAAGAACGTCTCCACCTGGCAGGTCAACCACGTCCTCGCCACCGAGTACCGGCGAGGACGGGTGTTCCTGGCCGGCGACGCCGCGCACCGGCACCCGCCCGCGAACGGGCTCGGGTCCAACACCTCGGTCCAGGACGCCTACAACCTCGCCTGGAAACTGGCCGCGGTCCTCAAGGGCCAGGCCGGCGAAGCGCTGCTCGAGAGCTACCACCAGGAGCGCCACCCGGTAGGTCGCCAGGTTGTCGACCGGGCCCTGAAAAGCGCCGACATCGTGGGCCGGGTGCCGTCCATTCTCGGCATCCGGCCGGGCCAGACCGACGAGGAAGGCTGGGCGGCGATCGACGGGTTCTTCGCCGACACCGACGACGGCCGCAGGCGACGGAAAGCGCTCGAAGACTGCCTCGACGAGAACGCGTACCACTTCCACGCGCACGGCGTCGAACTCGGCCAGCGCTACACCTCGGCCGCCGTCGTCGACGACGGCACCCCGTTCCCGGACTACACCCGCGATCCCGAGCTCTACTACCAGCCCACCACCCATCCCGGCGCGTACCTCCCCCACGTCTGGATCGAACGCCACGGCAAGCAGATCTCGACGCTCGACGTCGTCGGGCACGGCAAGTTCACCCTGATCACCGGCATCGGCGGCGAAGCCTGGACCGCCGCCGCGGAGAAGATCAGCGCGGAGCTGGGCGTCGAGATCGCCGGCGCACCCATCGGCTACCGGCTCGCCTTCGACGACGTGTACGGCGACTGGGCCAGAACCCGCGAGGTGACCGACGGCGGCTGCCTGCTGGTCCGGCCCGACCGCCACATCGCCTGGCGCAGCCACGACAAGGCCGGCGACCCGGTCAGCGCGCTGCGCGAAGCGGCCAAGTCCGCCCTTTCCCGCACCTGA
- a CDS encoding class I SAM-dependent methyltransferase, with the protein MTAEPARYVLDGSDEDLRRLLGISAVLNPTTRTALATVDVRPGWRALECGCGPLGAMPLLAELVGPSGSVVGVDFTASTVERARSVVTELGLRNVDVRVADINDPAADLGGPYDLAFTRCFLMHQRDPRHTLTRIRHALRPGGWLVAMEPVPAPPPFSFPPDDTLRVAWDLLHQAIERGGASPTAVEDLPATADRAGFDVVRLGGCFQPIEPATGYGLHAATIAAVRERIVASGVATAEETDEIIDRLRTAGNRGGVQWVTSPVSLTVTMRNRG; encoded by the coding sequence GTGACCGCAGAACCGGCTCGATACGTGCTCGACGGCAGCGACGAGGACCTACGACGGCTGCTCGGCATCTCGGCGGTGCTGAATCCGACGACGCGGACCGCGCTGGCCACCGTCGACGTCCGGCCCGGCTGGCGAGCGCTGGAATGCGGCTGCGGGCCGCTGGGCGCGATGCCGCTGCTCGCCGAGCTGGTCGGACCGTCCGGAAGCGTCGTGGGTGTGGACTTCACGGCCTCGACCGTGGAGCGGGCCCGTTCGGTCGTGACCGAACTGGGTTTGCGCAACGTCGACGTCCGCGTCGCGGACATCAACGACCCGGCGGCCGATCTCGGTGGTCCCTACGACCTCGCGTTCACCCGCTGCTTCCTGATGCACCAGCGCGACCCGCGGCACACGCTGACCCGCATCCGCCACGCGCTGCGTCCGGGTGGCTGGCTCGTGGCGATGGAACCCGTCCCGGCCCCGCCGCCGTTCAGCTTTCCGCCCGACGACACACTGCGCGTCGCCTGGGACCTCCTCCACCAGGCGATCGAACGCGGCGGCGCGTCCCCCACCGCGGTCGAGGACCTGCCGGCCACGGCGGACCGGGCGGGCTTCGACGTCGTGCGGCTCGGCGGGTGCTTCCAGCCCATCGAGCCGGCCACCGGCTACGGACTGCACGCGGCGACCATCGCCGCGGTCCGGGAACGGATCGTGGCCAGTGGGGTCGCGACAGCCGAGGAGACCGACGAAATCATCGACCGGCTGCGCACCGCGGGAAACCGCGGCGGCGTTCAGTGGGTCACTTCACCGGTGTCACTGACTGTGACCATGCGCAACCGCGGCTGA
- a CDS encoding nuclear transport factor 2 family protein produces MTTIRPDATLTRDEIIARNLEVVQEHFHNENPDDVDKAIALYAPEISWEAPNRGLVYTDAADVRDAYLKIFRTLQFHSLTTLRRFGTEQFVFDDAVADVTVVGDEMPNLPFPVGSRISLRIVHCFELRDGKITKEIAYEMWREDGGPLVNDAIPPGSPVEYFPEPDDAEG; encoded by the coding sequence ATGACGACCATACGACCGGACGCGACGCTGACCCGCGACGAGATCATCGCGCGCAACCTCGAAGTGGTACAGGAACACTTCCACAACGAAAACCCCGACGACGTCGACAAGGCGATCGCTCTCTACGCCCCCGAGATCTCCTGGGAAGCCCCCAACCGCGGGCTCGTCTACACCGATGCCGCCGACGTCCGCGACGCCTACCTGAAGATCTTCCGCACCCTGCAGTTCCACTCGCTGACCACATTGCGGCGCTTCGGCACGGAACAGTTCGTGTTCGACGACGCAGTCGCCGACGTGACCGTGGTCGGCGACGAGATGCCCAACCTGCCCTTCCCCGTCGGCAGCCGGATCAGCCTCCGGATCGTGCACTGCTTCGAACTCCGGGACGGCAAAATCACCAAGGAGATCGCCTACGAGATGTGGCGCGAAGATGGCGGCCCGCTCGTCAACGACGCCATCCCGCCGGGCTCGCCGGTGGAGTACTTCCCCGAACCGGACGACGCCGAAGGCTGA
- a CDS encoding cupin domain-containing protein, which yields MTVALTSPETAENLDRAGGRGMRLLLDSAATSGTLSVLLCEAPAAEAGPPLHVHPGSDETFVVLEGTLLLHAAGRTHPVPAGGSMFVPRGTPHTFATASGRPVRFVTIHTPGGFERMHRDVRAAESEAGRPLAPPEMIAIARRHDWEPAGPPLLPTGELAPAPAPR from the coding sequence ATGACTGTCGCGCTCACCTCGCCCGAGACAGCGGAAAACCTCGATCGCGCCGGCGGCCGGGGCATGCGGTTGCTGCTCGACAGCGCCGCGACCAGCGGAACGCTGTCGGTGCTGCTGTGTGAAGCACCCGCGGCGGAGGCGGGCCCGCCGCTGCACGTGCACCCCGGATCCGACGAGACGTTCGTCGTGCTCGAGGGCACCCTGCTGCTGCACGCCGCCGGCCGGACGCACCCGGTTCCGGCCGGCGGCTCGATGTTCGTCCCACGCGGAACACCGCACACCTTCGCGACGGCGTCCGGCCGCCCGGTTCGGTTCGTCACCATCCACACGCCGGGCGGTTTCGAGCGGATGCACCGTGACGTGCGCGCCGCCGAGAGCGAGGCCGGCCGCCCGCTGGCGCCCCCGGAGATGATCGCGATCGCCCGCCGGCACGACTGGGAGCCGGCCGGTCCGCCGTTGCTGCCCACCGGGGAACTGGCCCCAGCCCCCGCCCCACGATGA